DNA sequence from the Hoylesella buccalis ATCC 35310 genome:
AAAGATTTGGAGGTTAGTACAATTTTATATACTTTTGTACCCAAGAAAAGAGAGCAGTTGTGCTTTCAACAGGTAGTCAGAATGGTAGTCATCAAGCGGTCAAAATACTGCTACAAAAATGCTACACTACCGATTTGTCAAAATTGATAGAACAGTTAATTACAACGAGTTAGCAGAGTTTGGTTCATAAACCTCTCTCTCCGAAGTTTCTTTTTCTTTTGCCGATTGCTTGGCAATGAGCCTGTCCATATCCTCTGATATCTTTTTGTCCGTCACCTGCGCATAAACTTGAGTGCTTGATATGGAGGCATGCCCCATCATCTTGGCTATGCTCTCAATAGGTATTCCTGCGCTTAGGCTCATCGTGCCGAATGTATGTCTTGCCATGTGGAAGGAAAGTCTTTGGCGGATACCGCAAGCCTTTCCCACGATGCTCAGTTTGGTATCCATGACACTACGGCTGCAATTACGGTGAAAGACAAGGTGGTCATCTTTTTCTTTCACCGTCTGCTGTTCCTCGCTTCTTTCCTGCTCTTTCTGACAATGACTGATGATGGCTTCCGCTATGGGATGTAACGGCACGATGAACTCAACCTTGGTCTTCTGACGTTCCTTTCTTATATACATCTGTCCATCCGCTGTCGTTTGGATATGCTTGTATTCCAAATTCTCCATATCTGAAATAGCCAAGCCTGTGAAGCAGGAAAAGACAAACATCAGTCTTGCCAGCTCCGCTTCTCTGTCGTTCATCTTCATTAACATCAGTTTCATTACATCGCTCTTTTGCAAAAAGCGTATCTTCTTTTCCTCTTTCTCATACTTGGCATTCTCAAACGGATTACAGCGGATAATTCTCTTGCTGACCGCACGGAACATTAGTCGGCTCAGCCAGCAGAGGTTGCTGTTGACGGTAGATGCTTTC
Encoded proteins:
- a CDS encoding site-specific integrase gives rise to the protein MRSTFKILFYINRQKTKADGNTAILCRITIDGKNTAITTGEECHPAEWNTKQGLTTNKKTNQRIIEFRDLVEKTYRDILVMDGVVSVELIKNRLQGIATNPTTLLAMSKAELQSVKESVGKSRAEGTYLNLFYSDRNLREFVENKGVQDIPIGAITEDLFEEYRFFLKKRGLKASTVNSNLCWLSRLMFRAVSKRIIRCNPFENAKYEKEEKKIRFLQKSDVMKLMLMKMNDREAELARLMFVFSCFTGLAISDMENLEYKHIQTTADGQMYIRKERQKTKVEFIVPLHPIAEAIISHCQKEQERSEEQQTVKEKDDHLVFHRNCSRSVMDTKLSIVGKACGIRQRLSFHMARHTFGTMSLSAGIPIESIAKMMGHASISSTQVYAQVTDKKISEDMDRLIAKQSAKEKETSEREVYEPNSANSL